From the Vibrio tubiashii ATCC 19109 genome, the window ACCTTTCTCAACAACAGATAGAGTTGGATCCGCTTCTACGTCGAAGAATACTTGAACTTCGATGCCTTGAGCTTTCAGTAGTTTCACTACTTCATCAGCGTAACCGTTGTTGAATAGGAAACGGTCAGTAACTAGGAATGCGCGTTTCTTACCTTCTAGGTCGCCAAGAGCGATTGGAAGGCTACCACGACGGAAGTAGATAGACTTAGGTAGTTTGTGCCACAACATGTTTTCAGCTCGCTTCGCTACAGTTTTCTTGTTGATAAGGTGCTTAGGACCTACGTTCTCAGAGATAGAGTTACCACCCCATGAACCACAACCTAGAGTTAGCGAAGGTGCAACGTTGAAGTTGTAAAGGTCACCGATACCACCGTGAGTCGTTGGGATGTTTACAAGAATACGTGCAGTTTTTAGCTTGTCACCGAAGTAACGGATGCGGTCTGCGTTTGTGTCTTGGTTTGTGTATAGGCCAGATGTGTGACCGATACCGCCGATTTCAACCATAGTTACCGCTTGAGCTACTGCGTCTTCGAAGTCGTCAGCGCGGAATAGACCTAGCGTTGGAGATAGCTTCTCGTGAGCGAATGCGTCATCGTAAGAAACTTTACCTAGACCTTCACCAACAAGAACTTTAGTGTCTGCAGGAACTTTAACACCTGCTAGCTCAGCGATTGCTGCTGCTGGTTGACCAACGATTTTAGCGTTAAGTGCGCCGTCGATAAGAAGGACTTTACGTACTTTATCTGCGTCAGCTTTGCTAAGTACAACGGCTTTGTGAGTTGCAAAACGCTCTTTCACTTCGTCGTATACTTCGTCAACTACGATTGCAGCCTGCTCAGAAGCACATACTACGCCGTTATCGAAAGTCTTAGACATTAGGATAGAAGCTACTGCTCGTTTAACGTCAGCAGTTTCGTCGATTACTACAGGAACGTTACCTGCACCAACACCGATTGCTGGCTTACCAGAAGAGTAAGCAGCCTTAACCATACCTGGACCACCAGTTGCAAGGATAAGAGCGATGTCGTCGTGCTTCATTAGACCGTTAGAAAGCTCTACAGATGGCTGATCAATCCAACCGATGATGTCTTTTGGAGCACCCGCTGCTACTGCTGCATCTAGAACCAGTTTCGCTGCATCGTTGGTTGAGTTTTTCGCACGTGGGTGTGGCGAGAAGATGATGCCGTTACGAGTTTTTAGTGAGATTAGTGATTTAAAAATTGCAGTAGATGTTGGGTTAGTTGTTGGTACGATACCACAGATGATACCTACAGGTTCTGCGATAGTCATTGTACCTAGGTTGTCGTCTTCTTCTAAGATGCCACAAGTTTTTTCATCTTTGTATTTGTTGTAGATGAACTCTGACGCGAAGTGGTTTTTGATAACCTTGTCTTCAACAATACCCATGCCAGACTCTTCAACCGCTTGTTGTGCTAGCGGGATACGAGCGTGGTTAGCTGCTAAAGATGCTGCACGGAAGATTGCGTCTACTTTCTCTTGAGAGAAGGTTGCAAACTCTGCTTGTGCCGCTTTAACGCGAGCAACCATTGCATCTAGTTCAGCCATATTAGTTACAGGCATAGTGAATCTCCTAAATTGATAAATATTAAAAACTTTTTAGTAAGGCCACTGTGATTGTTAGAACAGAGTTCTTAGTAAATCGCTTTCAGGACTGAGTATATTATTTCAGGTTATGAAAAAAATTGACCCAGATCAGTTCTGAAAAACTATTTACCCACTTAGTGGTACAAGAATCTCAATTTTTCGTTTAAATCCATATTTATCATAGACTTAAATCACAAAATATCATTGAGCATTTTTGCATCAATTGAACAACTAAACTTGCAATCTGACCATATTTTGTAAAAAAGTTTCATTTTCTGACCACAGACTTACATGTAATCCATAAACTTTGTGCTACTGAGAGTATATCCAAAGCGAACTATCTCTCTATAATCGGACTTATTTTTTACTGAAAATGTGCGAATGTTAACGTTTATGTAAAACGCTCATTTTTTCAACCACATTCTACGTAACAAAGTATGTCATTAGTATTTACGTTTTTTTCAATAATAAGATTTTCTCAGTAATGGCATCGTTTTAACTTTAGTTTTTTTCATTCGTTCATGGGCAAATTTTCAACTATATTCCGCATGTAATCCGTTTCCTCTTTTACTTGTGTAGGCACACCGAATGCAAACGTTCGAAATCGCAATCTTTTTGCAGTTTTTTCTTGGCTTAGTCGCAGCAGTTAACCCTGTTGGTATCATGCCTGTGTTCGTTTCTTTAACCGGTCATATGACTCAAGAAGAGAAAAACAAAACGGCAGTGACCGCCAACTTAGCAGTGGCTATTATTTTGGTTGTCTCTTTAATGGCAGGCCAAATGCTGCTCGACATGTTTAGCATCTCGTTAGACTCGTTTCGTGTGGCAGGCGGGTTGCTGCTGCTAAGTATCGCCTTCTCGATGATGAGTGGTAAGCTCGGTGAAGATAAACAGAACAAACAAGAAAAGTCGGAATACGTCAGTCGCGAACAGATTGGTGTTGTGCCATTAGCGATGCCCCTTATGGCAGGCCCCGGTGCAATCAGCTCAACGATTGTTTATGGCTCGCGTTATCCAGGTATGTTTGATACCGTTGGAATCATAGTCACCATCGTACTGTTCGCACTATGCACGTGGCTTCTGTTTCGCTCTGCACCACTTATCGTGCGCTTCCTAGGTCAAACCGGTATTAACGTCATCACGCGTATTATGGGTCTTATTCTGGGCGCTCTAGGCATTGAGTTTATTGCTAACGGCCTACGCAATCTCTTCCCTGGGTTAGCCTAATCAAATTAATCGAGTATGATAGAGCGACCTAAATCAATATCGCTCTATCATGCCGAGACACTCTTTAAAGCATCACCTTTACGTTATTATCTTTGGTACCCACACTAAAGCTGGGCGAGCATTTGATCTCGCGCTTATTGTGGCGATTTTGTCTTCTTTGATCGTACTGGTCTTAGAGTCCATTCCGTCTGTTAAAGCAAGCTGGGGTACACAACTTAGATACGTTGAGTACACCTTTACTGCTTTGTTCACACTGGAGTACTTGTTAAGACTCTACTGCTCTCCAAAGCCAGCCGCTTATGCGAAAAGCTTTTACGGTGTGATTGATTTACTGGCCATTCTCCCCACCTATTTAGCCTTCTTCTTCCCGGCGGCTTCGTTTATGGGTGTGATCCGAGCGTTGAGGATAATGCGCATCTTCCGCATCTTAAAACTGGTGCGTTATCTACAAGACTCGAATATCTTGCTTAGATCTCTGCTGATGGCAAAGCGTAAGATTTTTATCTTCTTTACCACAGTTGCCATTTTGGTCACTATTTTTGGTGCACTGATTTATGTAATTGAAGGACCAAAAAACGGCTTTACCAGTATTCCACAAAGCATCTACTGGGCGATCGTGACCATTACCACGGTCGGATATGGTGATTTAGTGCCGCAAACCGCTCTGGGTAAAGCCATCGCCTCGATGACGATGCTGTTGGGTTACTCAATACTGGCGGTACCTACTGGTATTATTACGGCTGAACTAAACCAAGAGATGAGCTCACACAAGACACTGGTTAAATGTCCGAACTGTATGCAAACGGGACATGATAGTGACGCCCTACACTGTAAGCACTGTGGTAGCGAATTAGCTGACCCTGATCTGCGTGTGGTGCCTGTTGAAAAGTCAACTTAGTTTTGAATAGCGTATCGCTGGTCTAAGTATCTGACGGTTAACCAACCGAAGATCAGCGCGCTAAACCATGACGATACGGCAAGCCAACTTAACCAAGTGCTTATAACAAGCCCGCTCGCCAGTAGCATACCTATGCAGTACGTCACCCTCGACACTCTTAGGCTATGACTATTCGCAGCCCACACAGCCGCTAATATGGTTGCACATGCTGACAGACCAACACCGATTACATCAGAAATGAAGACGACATCTGTCCACCAGCCGACATAACAAACCCCACCACTGCCAAACTCTTCTGGGCAGAACAGTATCGCGGCCCATGAGATTAACTCGCCAACCAACATATGGGTAACGATCCATGCTGCGATCGCCGCAACGACAGCAAGAAAGATACGTGGGATACTCATTGATTACCTTAATAAAAAAGACCCTACTAAAAGAGTAGGGTCTTGATTGATAAAGGCAAATCTAATTGAGGTTAAGCTATTTCATTCAAGATAATACGTAGCGTACGACGTAACGGCTCAGCTGCGCCCCACAGCAGTTGGTCACCAACCGTAAACGCGTTTAGGAAATCATCTCCCATTGCCATCTTACGTAGACGACCTACTGGAATTGACAAGGTACCTGTTACTTTCGCAGGCGTTAGCTCTTGCGCTGTGATATCGCGATCATTCGGGATCACTTTAACCCAGTCGTTGTGCGTTGCGATCATCTCTTCGAT encodes:
- the adhE gene encoding bifunctional acetaldehyde-CoA/alcohol dehydrogenase, producing the protein MPVTNMAELDAMVARVKAAQAEFATFSQEKVDAIFRAASLAANHARIPLAQQAVEESGMGIVEDKVIKNHFASEFIYNKYKDEKTCGILEEDDNLGTMTIAEPVGIICGIVPTTNPTSTAIFKSLISLKTRNGIIFSPHPRAKNSTNDAAKLVLDAAVAAGAPKDIIGWIDQPSVELSNGLMKHDDIALILATGGPGMVKAAYSSGKPAIGVGAGNVPVVIDETADVKRAVASILMSKTFDNGVVCASEQAAIVVDEVYDEVKERFATHKAVVLSKADADKVRKVLLIDGALNAKIVGQPAAAIAELAGVKVPADTKVLVGEGLGKVSYDDAFAHEKLSPTLGLFRADDFEDAVAQAVTMVEIGGIGHTSGLYTNQDTNADRIRYFGDKLKTARILVNIPTTHGGIGDLYNFNVAPSLTLGCGSWGGNSISENVGPKHLINKKTVAKRAENMLWHKLPKSIYFRRGSLPIALGDLEGKKRAFLVTDRFLFNNGYADEVVKLLKAQGIEVQVFFDVEADPTLSVVEKGAEAMKSFQPDVILALGGGSPMDAAKIMWVMYEHPETHFAELAMRFMDIRKRIYKFPKMGKKAELVCITTTSGTGSEVTPFAVVTDDKTGAKYPLADYEITPNMAIVDANLVMNMPKSLTAFGGYDAVTHALEAYVSVLANEYSDGQALQALKMLKEYLPSSYANGANDPIAREKVHNAATIAGVAFANAFLGVCHSMAHKIGAEFHLPHGLANALLISNVVRYNANDNPTKQTAFSQYDRPQARRRYAEVADHLGLSQAGDRTAQKIERLLAWLDELKGNLDIPMSIQAAGVSEADFVAKLDELAVEAFDDQCTGANPRYPLITELKEVLLASYYGKAFVEGETFEGTTVIKKKADQEAAKAAPKAKKAKAEA
- a CDS encoding YchE family NAAT transporter translates to MQTFEIAIFLQFFLGLVAAVNPVGIMPVFVSLTGHMTQEEKNKTAVTANLAVAIILVVSLMAGQMLLDMFSISLDSFRVAGGLLLLSIAFSMMSGKLGEDKQNKQEKSEYVSREQIGVVPLAMPLMAGPGAISSTIVYGSRYPGMFDTVGIIVTIVLFALCTWLLFRSAPLIVRFLGQTGINVITRIMGLILGALGIEFIANGLRNLFPGLA
- a CDS encoding ion transporter, encoding MPRHSLKHHLYVIIFGTHTKAGRAFDLALIVAILSSLIVLVLESIPSVKASWGTQLRYVEYTFTALFTLEYLLRLYCSPKPAAYAKSFYGVIDLLAILPTYLAFFFPAASFMGVIRALRIMRIFRILKLVRYLQDSNILLRSLLMAKRKIFIFFTTVAILVTIFGALIYVIEGPKNGFTSIPQSIYWAIVTITTVGYGDLVPQTALGKAIASMTMLLGYSILAVPTGIITAELNQEMSSHKTLVKCPNCMQTGHDSDALHCKHCGSELADPDLRVVPVEKST